Within the Tachysurus fulvidraco isolate hzauxx_2018 chromosome 3, HZAU_PFXX_2.0, whole genome shotgun sequence genome, the region cttgatttatttatatatttattttaaatgttgctGATAGCGCCTCCTACTGGACTGGAGGAACTTAAAAGCCTCTAATGTTCCTGTTTCAACCTGTTTTAAaggtttattcatttaaactGTTCTAATATTGAgtctaaaatatatttagtgAAATTAAACACCTGACATTTTTACCTGTGCATGTCCGGGATTTATTACAGTAATACAGTCTTTATGACACAGCAGTGTTCCTTCAACAACTGTACATTTATCtgtttgtaaattattattattattattattattattattattattattattattattattattattattattattatttatgtagttgtttatttattattcttgttgttgttatatttgtttgtttgtttgtttgtttgtttgtttttgtttgtttgtttgtttgtttgtttttattgttgttgttgttaatttttttatttattattatatataattttttttaatttatatattttttttcactgttgttGTGCTTGACTATGaatcagtaaaataaaacacatgatgAACAGCAGGGGTCAGTAGAAACTCTACAATACAACCACATTGTAAGGGCGAGTAAGAAACTGGTCCGGAATTAACCAATCACGCGCTGTGTGATCGATTACGTCACGTGTCTGCGGAAGTCATGGAGGCAACTGGAGGTAAGATTAAAGTTTCAGACATTTTAGTGAAAACGTGCAGCAGTAAATGTCCCAGTGCAGCAGGGGGACGTCAGGGCTTGTGTTATAAACTGCCTCATAAACTGCCTCATAAACTGCCTCCTGCTCAACAACACTTTCACATCTGAATTAAATCAGAAGGAAACACTGTTGTGATTAAAGGGATTCatacagaaatattaatatataaacttAATGACCAAATCTCTGATTAAACTCTGTAACGTTTCCAGTTCTGTAGaagttttttataaatttaaacaTGATAACAAACAAGGTTCAGATTTCTGTCTCttatataaaaacaaggccAGAAGCAATGACAAAGTCCAGGAAGAAGAAAGTGACCATAATATAACCCTAAAAGAGCTTTTAGTAAATTAAAAGATAATAAATCCCCAGACAACGACGTCCTTACTGGAGAATTTTATAAGACATTTCAAGGTTACATACTgtaattgttattgtttttcaggaggctataaataatgttaaactCCCATGAACAGTGTGTCAGCATTTAATTACACTGATCCTGAAACCTAAAGATCACTTACTACTAGAGATCACTTACTACTAGATCACTTACTACCAGATCACTTACTACTAGAGATCACTTACTACTAGAGATCACTTACTACTAGAGATCACTTACTACTAGATCACTTACTACCAGATCACTTACTACTAGAGATCACTTACTACTAGAGATCACTTACTACCAGATCACTTACTACCAGATCACTTACTACTAGAGATCACTTACTACCAGATCACTTACTACCAGATCACTTACTACTAGAGATCACTTACTACTAGATCACTTACTACTAGATCATTTACTACTAGATCACTTACTACTAGATCACTTACTACTAGATCACTTACTACTAGAGATCACTTACTACTAGAGATCACTTACTACTAGATCACTTACTACTAGATCACTTACTACTAGATCACTTACTACTAGAGATCACTTACTACTAGAGATCACTTACTACTAGAGAtcacactgtagtgtgtgtaaaagtgttacactctgtagtgtgtgtgaaagtgttacactctgtagtgtgtgtaaaagtgttacactctgtagtgtgtgtgtgtgtgaaagtgttacactctgtagtgtgtgtgtgaaagtgttacactctgtagtgtgtgtgaaagtgttacactctgtagtgtgtgtgaaagtgttacactctgtagtgtgtgtaaaagtgttacactctgtagtgtgtgtgtgtgaaagtgttacactctgtagtgtgtgtgtgtgaaagtgttacactctgtagtgtgtgtgtgaaagtgttacactctgtagtgtgtgtgtgaaagtgttacACTCTCgtcatggttgtgtgtgtgaaagtgttacactctgtagtgtgtgtgtgaaagtgttacactctgtgtgtgtgtgaaagtgttacactctgtagtgtgtgtaaaagtgttacactctgtagtgtgtgtgtgtgaaagtgttacactctgtagtgtgtgtgtgtgaaagtgttacactctgtagtgtgtgtgtgaaagtgttacactctgtagtgtgtgtgtgaaagtgttacactctgtagtgtgtgtgtgaaagtgcacAAGTTATATTGACAACATGTTTGACACATAACTAAGTTAGCTTGTTTAAGGCAAACAGATGTAGTCATGATATTTAAAGGCTTGTTAAAATCTCGGTTAAAGATATCATTTGCTTTCTACAAATTGATTATGGATGTTGAGACTTTTAAGTCTCctgattgtatttatttaaaaattgtaataatttttCTGGTAAATTAAAGAGATgttaagtctctctctctcattctctctctctctttaattctctctctctctctctctctctctctctctctctctctctctctctctctctctctctctgtctctctgtctctctttctctgactctctcaGACAGAGGGAATCTGGAGAAGGTGCACCATGTGGTATTGGTTCTGTCCGGTAAAGGGGGGGTTGGGAAGAGCACCATCACGACAGAGTTAGCACTCGCTCTGTTACAAGCAGGGAAGaaggtaaaaaaagaaaagaaaaaaggggaaGGTAGAAAAAGTAAGGGGAAGTATTTtgaggtaaagtgtgtgtgtgtgtgtgtgtgtgtgtgtgtgtgtgtgtgtgtgtgtgtgtgtgtgtgtgtgtgtgctcacctGTGCAGGTGGGGGTGTTGGATGTGGACCTGTGTGGGCCGAGTATCCCCCGCATGCTTGGTGTGAGTAAGCATGAGGTCCATCAGTGTGACGCTGGATGGGTCCCAGTGTGTGTGGACCGTCTGTCCCTCATGTCCATTGCCTTCCTTCTGGACGACCCTGATGATGCTATCGTCTGGAGAGGACCCAAAAAGTCCGGTCTGTCCTCTGATCTTTCACTTTGTTTACATGTCCAGTGTGTGATCTCTCTAAGCTGTGATTGGCCTATATGAGTTTCTACTCTCCTCTCTCATTGGTTAATGTCTGTTTATCTCtcagctctgattggtcagtttgTGAGTGATGTGGCATGGGGAGAACTGGACGTGTTGCTGGTGGACACACCCCCTGGAACATCAGATGAACACTTGGCCATCCTGGAGAACCTGAAAAAACATAGAGTGGATGGAGCCATACTGGTGACCACaccacaggtaaacacacacaaacatataaatttacatttacagcatgtgacagcaagagcttaaatctctaacactgactaCATTAATGTTGCTCACTAGGtcacatacttaagataccatgagtttaaaacttttgttcgAAGTTACAATTTttcagtaatccagtctagaaatgacaagagactgaacgattacctgggcagtctgtgtggacaaaaatggccgaatccttctaatgtcgtagagaagaaaccgacatgagcgagtcacattagcaacatgagaggaaaaggacagttgactgtccatggttaccccaagggtgtgagctgtggctgaaggggagatcagatcggtgtgcaaggatatagcaagatcatgacctggggatgaatcacctgatgaacagcagttcagttttactaggattgagctttaactgatgagcagtcatccaaagagaagataagttgtgtatcatcagcatagcagtgggaagagaacccatgtgatgaaataacttcaccaagagagtgagtatacagggagaaaagaagaggactaagtactgagccctgtgggatgccagtggagagtctgcgtggagaagatgtcactcccctccatgttacctgatatgagcgtccttacAGGTAGGAAgtgaaccattcccaagctgatccgcaaatcccaagactcttgagggtggataagagagtcttgtggttgaccgtatcaaacgctgctgaaaggtcaaggaggataaggatggatgacagtttggctgatctagaagcatgtagcttctcagagacattcaaaagggctgtctctgtagagtgagctgctttaaagccagactgtttgggatcttggaggttgttctgtgagagatagacagacaatgcattcaagaatttttgaaagaaatgagagaagtgataccggtctgtagttactgatgtctgatggatccagagcaggtttctttaggatgggaataacacttgctctcttgaaagtagttggtacctgaccagatgctatggatctattgactaaagtggaaatgaagggcaagaggtcttgcgagatggtctggagcatagcaGAAGGGAGTGGAtgcaatgggcaggtggtaggattgcaggacatgagacaacgaaggtgtaggggaatccatactgtgagatgtaagtgcagtcggggctgaagtgaaggtccggcagatttcctcaatcttctcctggtagaaagaagcaaagtcttctgcagtcagggaggatgaagaaggtggaaccggggggttgagtagagaagagattATGTTGTGGAGGTTCCgtgggtcatgtgaggaagcttcaagcttttccttgtagaaggaagtcttggcagaagtcacatctgaggagaacttggccaggagtgttCGGGAAGAATCAAGATCTTTGGGTTAAGTTCCAGAAGACTGCTGTGCTACACCAACATCTTCAACAAACACTTTTACCCTGAACTCGGTCCGGCTTACTTTTCTTTTACGTATTAGAAGTATTCTAGTACATGGTCAAGCCACCCGATGACTGTGCAGAAAAATTCAAGGAAAATCGCACCCTGCACCGAACACCTGCACCGAACACCTGCACCGAACACCTGCACCCTGCACCGAACACCTGCACCCTGCACCGAACACCTGCACCGAACACCTGCCATAACTTTACTTATTGTTACTTTAtacttacatatttatctgcacttgttccTTTGCACATGTTTGCACTGGACGATAAACAGCATGTTCCTGTACTATTAAAGTAAAGGTACATAAATATAACTAAAGctgtatctatctatgtatgtatctatACCTAATAATATACCAATATTCTGTGCAATAAatctggtgtttgtgtgtgtgtgtgtgtgtgtgtgtgtgtgtgtgtgtgtgtgtgtgtgtgtgtgtgtgtgtgtgtgtgtgtgtgtctaaggcAGTATCTACAGGAGATGTGCGGCGTGAGATTACTTTCTGTAAGAAGACAGGCCTGAAGATTTTAGGCATAGTGGAGAACATGAGTGGCTTTGTGTGTCCTCACTGcactgtaagacacacacacacacacacacacacacacacacacacacctacctgaACAACCTTTATCAGACCATTATTAATGATGGAAATCCAAAGACACCTTTTCTGCCCCAGCCCATTACACCTAATCCCCCATTacatgtgtgcctgtgtgcagGAATGCACCAGTATCTTCTctaaaggaggaggagaagaactTGCCAAGCTCACAGGATCAGACTTCCTGGGTGAGTATCACATTAACATGGGACACACACTTTAGCATGTACatgtatacactgtgtgtgtatgtgtgtgtgtgtgtgtgtgtgtgtgtgtgtaggctcgGTGCCGCTGGACCCTCTCCTGAGTGCGAGTGTGGAAGAAGGTCACGATTTCTTGAAGGCGTTTCCGGAGAGCGCCACCTACAGCTCTATCAGACACATCACAGATAGGCTGCTGAGCAGCCTGGAGCACTGACacccttcatcatcatcatcatcatcatcactatagTGACCAAACAGTGTACAGAAGCAGGACTGTAGAAAAACTGACTCAAAACACTTCTCCACTTGTATACCTGctttaaattacacacatttgtatcatggggtgtgtgtgtgagagtgtgtgtgagagtgtgtgtgagagtgtgtgtgagagtgtgtgtgagagtgtgtgtgagagtgtgtgtgagagtgtgtgtgagagtgtgtgactgagtgtgtgactgagtgtgtgactgagtgtgtgactgagtgtgtgtgagtgagtgagtgagtgagtgagtgagtgagtgtgtgagtgtgtgtgtgtgagtgagtgtgtgagtgtgtgtgagtgtgtgtgagtgtgtgtgactgagtgtgtgactgagtgtgtgactgagtgagtgtgtgagtgtgtgagtgagtgagtgagtgagtgtgtgtgagtgagtgtgagtgagtgagtgagtgagtgagtgagtgagtgtgtgagtgagtgagtgagtgtgtgagtgagtgagtgtgtgtgagtgagtgtgtgtgtgtgagtgagtgagtgagtgtgtgtgagtgagtgagtgtgtgtgagtgagtgagtgtgtgtgagtgagtgtgtgtgtgtgagtgagtgtgtgtgagtgtgagtgagtgagtgtgtgtgtgtgagtgagtgagtgtgtgagtgcgtgcgtgtagTGCTGCGTGCgtgtggtgtgcgtgcgtgcgtgcgttcgtgtgcgtgcgtgcgtgcgtgcgtgtgtgtgtcgtggTGCGTGGTGCGtggcgtgcgtgtgcgtgcgtgcgtgcggtgtgttgtgtgcgtgcgtgtggcgtgcgtgcgtgtgtgcgttgtgcgtgcgtgcgtgcgtgcgtgcgttgtgtgtgcgtgcgtgtgcgtgcgtgcgtgcgtagcGTGCTTGCGTTATTGCTGCTGCGTGCGTggggtgtgcgtgcgtgcgtgtgcgtgcgtgcgtgcgtgtttgtgcgtgcgtgccgTGCTGTGTGCGTGAGTGGTGTgtagtgcgtgcgtgtgcgtgcggcgtgcgtgcttgtgtgtgcgtgcgtgtgcttgcgtgcgttgcgcgtgcgtgcgtgcgtgtgtgtgtgtgacgtgcgtgtgcgtgcgtgcgtgcgtgtgtgcgtgcgggcgtgcgtgtgtgcgtgcgtgcgtgcgtgtttgcgtgcgtgcgtgtgtgtgcgtgcgtgtgttcgCGTGCGTGTTGCGTGCGTTGCGTttgtggtgtgagtgagtgagtgagtgagtgtgtgtgtgtgagtgagtgtgtgtgtgtgagtgagtgtgtgtgtgtgagtacactGTGCGTAAgcacatttataataaacagatggctgaagtgtgtgttttgtgttcatcTCATCAGTTTTTTGATTGGTTTTATGGGTCTTTGGTCTTCAGTCGTGTTTGTGTGCTGGTGTCAGAGCTACGACCGTTACATTATTTTATCTGTCTTATAAGTATGTAGAGAAGATATAagttgggggcacggtggcttagtggttagcacgttcgcctcacacctacagggtcggggttcgattcccacctccaccttgtgtgtgtggagtttgcatgttctccccgtgcctcgggggtttcctccgagtactccggtttcctcccccggtccaaagacatgcatggtaggttgattggcatctctggaaaattgtccgtagtgtgtgtgagtgtgtgtgtgtgtgtgtgtgagtgaatgagtgtgtgtgtgtgccctgtgatgggttggcactccgtccagggtgtatcctgcctcgatgcccgatgacgcctgagataggcacaggctccccgtgacccgagaagttcggataagcggtagaaaatgaatgagtgagtgagagatatATGTGTGTAAAGGGAGGAGCAGAACTTCAGGTGATTACAGACCATGACGTGTCAGTGAGATATCTGGGTCCTGGTGCTGTAATGTAGGGTTATGAACCTGCTGGATCTGCTGTGGATCATTATCTCCTCACCCAGTCTGTGTCCGTCACAGTGATCTGTAGGCTACACAAAAAAAGCCTTAAACTGTGACCCACATGCTGAACCCTCAACCTACAGGTTCAACCCCAAACTCTAAAGATTAACCAGTGATTCGAGTCCATATGACCTGATGATGGAACACATGAACGTTGACACACACCTGATTTTTCCTCATAGACGAATAATATCCTGACCTGCTTAAAGACATTTACTTTTCCCTGACGTTCTACTCCTGGTCTCGACTCTGGGTGGCCACTCTGCAGGGAGTGATGGACAGTCTGTGTGTGACCCATGAGATTACTGTAGATAAACCCACTTGGAGACCATCACACGGTCTTCAGCTTTGTGctccatcagtgaacatctaaagacttcagcaggaagggaTTAGTGtaaagtctgtaatgaactcagtaaTGACTTGTTAGTTACATtgacactatttactgtagagcgtcacccagatgaggatgaggttcacttctgagtctggttcctctcaaggtttcttcctcttatcatctcaggagATTtaacaccaccgtcacctcaggtttGATCATTAGAggtaaataataatgtaattttaaaCTGTACAAactttattctgtttgtttctaCAACTATAAAGATGCTTTGAGACGATATGAAGTGTTAAAAGtcctaaaacaaataaactttattatattGAACTGATTCACTGCAAAATAAAGAGTCGTGAGGTTTCTGATAT harbors:
- the nubp2 gene encoding cytosolic Fe-S cluster assembly factor nubp2, giving the protein MEATGDRGNLEKVHHVVLVLSGKGGVGKSTITTELALALLQAGKKVGVLDVDLCGPSIPRMLGVSKHEVHQCDAGWVPVCVDRLSLMSIAFLLDDPDDAIVWRGPKKSALIGQFVSDVAWGELDVLLVDTPPGTSDEHLAILENLKKHRVDGAILVTTPQAVSTGDVRREITFCKKTGLKILGIVENMSGFVCPHCTECTSIFSKGGGEELAKLTGSDFLGSVPLDPLLSASVEEGHDFLKAFPESATYSSIRHITDRLLSSLEH